One stretch of Janibacter limosus DNA includes these proteins:
- a CDS encoding FUSC family protein, which yields MIGRLQEYLRPLVRWNPGPIRRWIALRAAAAVALPLVGFTLSGHGQQGFLAGMGVFAVLYGAAAPVRRRFVVTPLAGVGLLASMTLGIALAGHPFLAVLGMGLAATIAAVLSYALQVGPPGAFFFALVTGIANIAASHGAEPQTILGFAAVGVLSAVLVGTSDVWFRGHGIEDAAVGHAEVEVERYLSETDRDQVPALRRTAAQALNTAWTAVTDGGSDRFDGRLQRIHSRYASAVSRAIGGPDEEVTAELALHEAARVRQVSLGRPRPGWSLRQALRWPSEDLLVGVRVAAAAIIAGSVALLLDNAHAYWAAAFAVLIVHVGGTRGSQLHRAFQRTVGTALGLVAFTLLLRLDLSHWWTVAVVITLQFVVELLITRNYALAVVFLTPLALVISEAVTGMDTTMILLDRGVDTVIGVGAAVLVLVTSSHLGRPELLLRAHARRVVLALDDVLADLAERRTRTDEGMAAHLEHCKQLYVELLASDQVARRTLADAPEAVGPYRHMEELLASIGYLVLGATWNPRVRGQSELMARAREALSELTDHPVTRRRPAEDITDDLRRVRTILTEA from the coding sequence ATGATCGGTCGCCTCCAGGAGTACCTGCGTCCGCTGGTCCGGTGGAACCCCGGTCCCATCCGACGCTGGATCGCCCTTCGTGCCGCCGCGGCCGTCGCGCTGCCGCTCGTGGGCTTCACGCTGTCCGGCCACGGGCAGCAAGGATTCCTCGCGGGCATGGGGGTCTTCGCCGTGCTCTACGGTGCGGCGGCGCCCGTGCGACGCCGCTTCGTCGTCACCCCGCTCGCCGGGGTCGGCCTGCTGGCATCGATGACGCTGGGCATCGCGCTCGCGGGGCACCCCTTCCTGGCGGTCCTGGGCATGGGGCTGGCCGCGACCATCGCTGCCGTGCTCTCCTACGCCCTGCAGGTCGGGCCTCCCGGAGCCTTCTTCTTCGCCCTCGTCACCGGTATCGCCAACATCGCGGCCAGCCACGGGGCCGAACCGCAGACGATCCTCGGCTTCGCCGCCGTCGGTGTCCTCTCCGCGGTCCTCGTGGGCACGTCCGACGTCTGGTTCCGTGGGCACGGCATCGAGGACGCAGCCGTCGGCCACGCCGAGGTGGAGGTGGAGCGCTACCTGTCGGAGACCGACCGGGACCAGGTCCCCGCCCTGAGGCGCACGGCCGCGCAGGCACTCAACACTGCCTGGACCGCCGTGACCGACGGCGGCTCCGACCGCTTCGACGGGCGCCTCCAGCGCATCCACAGCCGCTACGCCAGTGCCGTCTCCCGTGCCATCGGTGGCCCCGACGAGGAGGTCACCGCCGAGCTCGCCCTGCACGAGGCCGCGCGGGTGCGCCAGGTCTCTCTCGGTCGCCCCCGCCCCGGCTGGTCCCTGCGTCAGGCCCTGCGGTGGCCCAGCGAGGACCTGCTCGTCGGGGTCCGGGTCGCTGCTGCTGCGATCATCGCCGGATCGGTGGCGCTGCTGCTCGACAACGCCCATGCCTACTGGGCCGCAGCCTTCGCAGTGCTCATCGTCCACGTGGGCGGCACGCGCGGCTCGCAGCTGCACCGGGCCTTCCAGCGGACGGTAGGCACGGCACTCGGGCTGGTCGCCTTCACCCTGCTGCTGCGTCTCGACCTGTCCCACTGGTGGACGGTCGCGGTGGTCATCACCCTGCAGTTCGTCGTCGAGCTGCTCATCACGCGCAACTACGCCCTCGCCGTCGTCTTCCTCACGCCCCTGGCCCTCGTGATCTCCGAGGCGGTCACCGGCATGGACACGACGATGATCCTCCTCGACCGGGGCGTCGACACCGTCATCGGCGTCGGCGCCGCAGTGCTCGTGCTCGTCACCTCCAGCCACCTGGGCCGGCCCGAGCTGCTGCTGCGGGCCCACGCGCGGCGCGTGGTCCTGGCCCTCGACGACGTCCTGGCCGACCTCGCCGAGCGACGGACCCGGACCGACGAAGGGATGGCCGCCCACCTCGAGCACTGCAAGCAGCTGTACGTCGAGCTCCTCGCCTCCGACCAGGTCGCCCGGCGCACCCTCGCCGACGCCCCCGAGGCCGTGGGTCCCTACCGCCACATGGAGGAGCTGCTCGCCTCGATCGGCTATCTGGTCCTCGGCGCGACGTGGAACCCTCGGGTGCGCGGCCAGAGCGAGCTGATGGCGCGGGCCCGAGAGGCCCTCTCGGAGCTGACCGACCACCCCGTCACCCGACGGCGCCCGGCCGAGGACATCACCGACGACCTGCGTCGGGTCCGCACGATCCTCACCGAGGCCTGA
- a CDS encoding GNAT family N-acetyltransferase has protein sequence MRAEASPATDLPALGLRRGDTRAFVFLRPTLIHGISLMFRGEDALLHELVGSSPFGPWVAQARAKGADGVTLPRSVERLAGLLPQVRGRWEFMTTTTAPAVTATEGLVELDESRQAEIQALLDEHNPGTDGSPFGRPGQRWVGVRDTSGVLLAVGCCELEASGAPVLSGITVVPRARGLALGRGVTAELTRQAVSEHGWCTLGLYSHNDRAREVYRSVGYVVRAEWSSGRLG, from the coding sequence GTGCGGGCCGAGGCCTCCCCCGCCACCGATCTGCCGGCCCTGGGGCTGCGGCGCGGCGACACCCGAGCGTTCGTCTTCCTGCGCCCGACGCTCATCCACGGCATCTCGCTCATGTTCCGGGGCGAGGACGCCCTCCTCCACGAGCTGGTGGGGTCCTCCCCCTTCGGCCCGTGGGTGGCTCAGGCGAGGGCGAAGGGAGCCGACGGCGTCACCCTGCCCCGCTCCGTCGAGCGCCTGGCCGGGCTGCTGCCACAGGTGCGGGGGCGCTGGGAGTTCATGACCACGACCACGGCGCCTGCGGTGACCGCCACGGAGGGACTCGTCGAGCTCGACGAGTCCCGGCAGGCCGAGATCCAAGCCCTCCTCGACGAGCACAACCCGGGGACCGACGGCTCCCCCTTCGGGCGGCCCGGTCAGCGTTGGGTCGGCGTCCGCGACACCTCCGGCGTGCTGCTGGCCGTCGGGTGCTGCGAGCTCGAGGCCTCCGGCGCGCCCGTCCTGTCCGGCATCACCGTGGTGCCGCGAGCGCGTGGCCTGGCGCTGGGTCGCGGCGTCACCGCCGAGCTGACCCGGCAGGCCGTCTCCGAGCACGGCTGGTGCACCCTGGGCCTCTACTCCCACAACGACCGGGCCCGAGAGGTCTACCGTTCAGTGGGATACGTCGTCCGGGCCGAGTGGAGCAGCGGGAGGTTGGGCTGA
- a CDS encoding MMPL family transporter — MSRHRAPRLPLLHRLGTLMGRRPRTVVATWLALVAAFFALALGGVTGSGLFDQLSSGDMTTPGEAQDARQLLVDAGGGDLDSDTLMVSGSPATDPFVRQGVATAIKRIHDLPAVESVANPLVLEDGVKDPKGAPLVLEQGTDRYGFLTVVEFKHGLSDGELEDARRDVGIQFDQIVTASRATDSQRGSLKMLVDEVVGQVASDMKVGEGLALPVSFIVMVVVFGGFLAAGIPIVGAIAAIGGALASLWGFSHVIDLDATVVNIVSVLGLGLCIDYGLLVVSRFREEMRELLDGAPLGEDSRALVIEATGRTVDRAGRTVVFSAVTVAIALSGLLFFPSVFMQAAGAAGVSVVVLCLVVATTLIPALCALSARRLLRGRTERTPDTGVFAALAKAVQRAPWAVMALVLTALVVMALPATRMEVTSSGVELLPTDSVQRQFFEDLAQDYPLLSSPDVRVVTSADPSEVRDWAKGAARLPGVESAEVTTVGSLDGETVRSVDLRTSDGPLGPQTKDVVAQLRADRPPFDAKVGGQAADLADFTRSIADNAALAVGTVILATFVLLFLMTGSVIVPIKALLMNVVSLGASLGVLVWVFQDGHLQGLLGYSSVGAVEVSIPVLVLAFGFGLSMDYEVFLLSRIVELHERGYSTNDAVRLGLQRSGKIITSAALLMIIVFTGFVLAKVLAVKETGVALVLAIAIDATLVRMLLVPATMSVLGEWNWWAPRWMKRLHARFGITE, encoded by the coding sequence GTGAGCAGACACCGCGCCCCGAGGCTGCCGCTGCTGCACCGCCTCGGCACTCTGATGGGTCGCCGTCCGCGCACAGTCGTGGCCACCTGGCTCGCACTGGTCGCGGCCTTCTTCGCCCTCGCTCTCGGTGGGGTCACGGGCAGCGGTCTCTTCGACCAGCTGAGCAGCGGGGACATGACCACCCCGGGCGAGGCCCAGGACGCGCGACAGCTCTTGGTCGACGCCGGTGGTGGTGATCTCGACTCGGACACCCTGATGGTGTCGGGGTCCCCCGCGACCGACCCCTTCGTACGCCAAGGCGTCGCCACGGCGATCAAGCGCATCCACGACCTGCCCGCCGTCGAGAGCGTCGCCAACCCCCTCGTCCTCGAGGACGGCGTCAAGGACCCGAAGGGAGCCCCGCTCGTCCTCGAGCAGGGCACCGACCGTTACGGCTTCCTCACCGTCGTCGAGTTCAAGCACGGGCTGAGCGACGGGGAGCTGGAGGACGCCCGCCGGGACGTCGGCATCCAGTTCGACCAGATCGTCACCGCCTCCCGGGCCACCGACAGCCAGCGCGGCAGCCTGAAGATGCTCGTCGACGAGGTCGTCGGTCAGGTGGCCAGCGACATGAAGGTCGGCGAGGGCCTGGCCCTGCCGGTCTCCTTCATCGTCATGGTCGTCGTCTTCGGAGGGTTCCTCGCAGCGGGCATCCCGATCGTGGGGGCCATCGCCGCCATCGGCGGTGCGCTCGCGTCGTTGTGGGGCTTCTCCCACGTCATCGACCTCGACGCGACGGTCGTCAACATCGTCAGCGTGCTCGGCCTCGGCCTGTGCATCGACTACGGGCTGCTCGTCGTCTCGCGGTTCCGGGAGGAGATGCGCGAGCTCCTCGACGGCGCCCCCCTGGGCGAGGACTCCCGGGCCCTGGTCATCGAGGCCACCGGCCGCACCGTCGACCGGGCGGGGCGCACCGTCGTCTTCTCCGCCGTCACGGTCGCCATCGCCCTGTCCGGCCTGCTCTTCTTCCCCTCCGTCTTCATGCAGGCCGCGGGCGCTGCCGGGGTCTCCGTCGTCGTCCTGTGCCTCGTGGTGGCCACGACGCTCATCCCCGCCCTGTGCGCCCTCTCGGCACGGCGACTCCTGCGCGGGCGCACCGAGCGCACCCCAGACACCGGGGTCTTCGCGGCCCTGGCCAAGGCGGTGCAGCGGGCTCCGTGGGCCGTCATGGCGCTCGTCCTCACGGCTCTCGTGGTGATGGCCCTCCCGGCGACCCGGATGGAGGTCACCTCCTCGGGCGTCGAGCTCCTGCCCACCGACAGCGTGCAACGCCAGTTCTTCGAGGACCTCGCCCAGGACTACCCGCTGCTCAGCTCCCCCGACGTCCGGGTCGTGACGAGCGCCGACCCGTCCGAGGTCCGTGACTGGGCGAAGGGAGCCGCGCGCCTGCCCGGAGTCGAGTCCGCCGAGGTCACCACCGTCGGCTCCCTCGACGGCGAGACCGTCCGCAGCGTCGACCTGCGCACGTCCGACGGGCCGCTCGGGCCGCAGACCAAGGACGTCGTCGCGCAGCTACGGGCCGATCGTCCTCCCTTCGACGCCAAGGTCGGCGGACAGGCCGCTGACCTCGCCGACTTCACCCGGTCGATCGCCGACAACGCGGCGTTGGCCGTCGGGACCGTCATCCTGGCCACCTTCGTGCTCCTCTTCCTCATGACCGGCTCGGTCATCGTGCCGATCAAGGCCCTGCTGATGAATGTCGTCTCGCTCGGGGCATCGCTCGGTGTCCTCGTGTGGGTCTTCCAGGACGGGCACCTCCAGGGGCTGCTGGGGTACTCCTCCGTCGGCGCCGTCGAGGTCTCGATCCCCGTGCTCGTGCTCGCCTTCGGCTTCGGCCTGTCGATGGACTACGAGGTCTTCCTGCTCTCGCGCATCGTCGAGCTGCACGAGCGCGGCTACTCGACCAATGACGCTGTCCGGCTGGGCCTTCAGCGCTCCGGCAAGATCATCACGAGCGCAGCCCTGCTGATGATCATCGTCTTCACGGGCTTCGTCCTGGCCAAGGTGCTCGCGGTCAAGGAGACCGGCGTCGCCCTCGTGCTCGCCATCGCGATCGACGCGACGCTCGTGCGGATGCTGCTCGTCCCCGCGACCATGTCGGTCCTCGGCGAGTGGAACTGGTGGGCGCCGCGGTGGATGAAGCGGCTGCACGCCCGGTTCGGGATCACCGAATGA
- a CDS encoding replication-associated recombination protein A, with amino-acid sequence MQSDDLFASAAGDPAHAGADLNAPLAVRMRPRTLDEVRGQSDVLRPGSPLRRLVEGSVNAVAGPMSAILWGPPGTGKTTLAHLVATAADREFVQLSAVTAGVKDVRAVLERAATSRSMYGRQTVLFLDEIHRFSKAQQDALLPGVENREVVLVAATTENPSFAVISPLLSRSILVTLESLTREEVGEVIDAALGDDRGLAGGYDLAPEAREHLVDIAGGDARRALTSLEASAGVADDDHPFGREIPEAGVPLTLAHVEQAVARAAVRYDRTGDQHYDVASAFIKSMRGSDVDAALHYLARQLEAGEDPRFIARRIVISASEDVGLGDPTALQTAVAAMHAVAQIGMPEARIILAQAVVHNALAPKSNAAYTGINEAIADVRAGKVQAVPPHLRGSGYTQASERAAGASGGAKVAGYVYAHDQPDAVAAQQYLPDDLHAELADRSYYRPTDRGFEARLQERWAWLRERLRGR; translated from the coding sequence GTGCAATCGGACGACCTCTTCGCGTCCGCCGCCGGTGACCCAGCCCACGCCGGGGCGGACCTCAATGCTCCCCTCGCGGTGCGGATGCGACCGCGCACGCTCGACGAGGTCCGCGGGCAGAGCGATGTCCTGCGGCCCGGCTCGCCCCTGCGCCGCCTCGTCGAGGGCAGCGTCAACGCGGTCGCCGGCCCGATGTCAGCGATCCTCTGGGGCCCGCCCGGCACCGGCAAGACGACGCTGGCGCACCTCGTGGCGACCGCGGCCGACCGCGAGTTCGTACAGCTGTCGGCGGTGACGGCCGGGGTCAAGGACGTGCGGGCCGTCCTGGAGCGGGCCGCGACGAGCCGCTCGATGTACGGGCGCCAGACCGTGCTCTTCCTCGACGAGATCCATCGCTTCAGCAAGGCGCAGCAGGATGCCCTGCTGCCGGGGGTCGAAAATCGGGAGGTCGTGCTCGTGGCCGCGACCACGGAGAACCCCTCCTTCGCGGTCATCTCCCCGCTGCTGTCGCGCTCGATCCTCGTCACCCTGGAGTCGCTCACCCGTGAGGAGGTCGGGGAGGTCATCGACGCGGCGCTCGGCGATGACCGCGGGCTCGCCGGGGGCTACGACCTGGCGCCCGAGGCACGCGAGCACCTGGTCGACATCGCCGGGGGCGACGCGCGACGTGCCCTGACCTCGCTCGAGGCGTCCGCGGGCGTCGCCGACGACGACCACCCCTTCGGTCGTGAGATCCCGGAGGCCGGGGTGCCGCTCACGCTGGCCCACGTCGAGCAGGCGGTCGCGCGTGCGGCGGTGCGCTACGACCGCACCGGCGACCAGCACTACGACGTGGCCTCGGCCTTCATCAAGTCGATGCGTGGCTCCGACGTCGACGCCGCCCTGCACTACCTGGCGCGACAGCTCGAGGCGGGGGAGGACCCACGCTTCATCGCCCGCCGCATCGTCATCTCCGCCTCGGAGGACGTCGGCCTCGGGGACCCCACGGCCCTGCAGACAGCGGTCGCCGCAATGCACGCGGTCGCCCAGATCGGCATGCCCGAGGCGCGGATCATCCTCGCGCAGGCGGTGGTGCACAACGCCCTGGCGCCCAAGTCCAATGCCGCCTACACGGGCATCAACGAGGCGATCGCCGATGTGCGGGCCGGCAAGGTGCAGGCGGTGCCGCCGCACCTGCGCGGCAGCGGCTACACCCAGGCGTCCGAGCGCGCCGCCGGCGCGAGCGGGGGAGCGAAGGTGGCGGGCTACGTCTACGCCCACGACCAGCCCGACGCCGTGGCGGCACAGCAGTACCTGCCGGACGACCTGCACGCCGAGCTGGCGGACCGGTCCTACTACCGACCGACGGATCGGGGCTTCGAGGCCCGCCTGCAGGAGCGGTGGGCCTGGCTGCGGGAGCGTCTGCGCGGTCGGTGA
- the alaS gene encoding alanine--tRNA ligase produces the protein METAEIRRRWLTFFEAKGHTVVPSAPLIHEDPTLLFVNAGMVPFKPYFSGQETAPYDRATSVQKCVRTGDIDEVGKTSRHGTFFQMNGNFSFGDYFKREAITFAWQLLTTSQPEGGYGLDPERLWATVYEDDDEAEQLWLEITSIPAGRIVRRGKADNYWHMGVPGPGGPCSEIFYDRGEEYGVDGGPAVDEDRFMEIWNLVFMQYELSAVRSKTDFDVAGPLPAQSVDTGMGLERMASILQGVDNMYEIDEVYPVLEKAAEMTGRDYGTQSGQTAGDSHPDDVHLRVVADHVRSSLMLIGDGVTPGNEGRGYVLRRMLRRAVRAMRLLGYDEPALPHLMPVSMERMSASYPELRTGFDRIAQIAYAEEQAFRRTLVSGTTILDTAVSKTKQAGGDTLAGAQAFALHDTYGFPIDLTLEMAAEHGLKVDRDGFVRLMDEQRQRAKADARAKKGGHANTEVWKDLRSLGATDWRAYEELTTTGSIVGLVRDGARVEELEPGQTGEVVLDRTSFYAESGGQVADGGVIVVDGARLVVRDVQRPVKGLVVHSVEVADGPVRVGDEASAEVDPQWRIDACQAHSGTHVVHAALRQVLGPSALQSGSYNKPGYLRLDFAWNQGLSADTRAEIEHVANLAVRDDLPVAADWMTLPEARDRGALALFGETYGEQVRVVEIGGEWSRELCGGTHVRHSSQIGALTLTGESSVGSGVRRLEAFVGMNALAHLATERALVAELSSIIKAPAADLPERVGELVARLREVEKELDKVRREQVVASAGSLTDAAREVAGVTFVGRHIAGGAPDDLRQMVTDTRARLGEERPSVVALTGDGPGKPVIVVATNEAARAKGVKAGALVRVAAQVLGGGGGGKDDLAQGGGQDAAKVEDALSAVERELGA, from the coding sequence ATGGAAACTGCCGAGATCCGGCGCCGCTGGCTCACCTTCTTCGAGGCCAAGGGACACACCGTCGTCCCCTCGGCCCCGCTGATCCACGAGGACCCCACCCTCCTCTTCGTCAACGCCGGCATGGTGCCCTTCAAGCCCTACTTCTCCGGGCAGGAGACCGCACCCTACGACCGCGCCACGAGCGTGCAGAAGTGCGTGCGCACCGGCGACATCGACGAGGTCGGCAAGACCTCGCGCCACGGCACCTTCTTCCAGATGAACGGCAACTTCTCCTTCGGCGACTACTTCAAGCGCGAGGCGATCACCTTCGCCTGGCAGCTGCTGACGACCTCCCAGCCCGAAGGGGGCTACGGCCTGGACCCCGAGCGCCTGTGGGCCACGGTCTACGAGGACGACGACGAGGCCGAGCAGCTGTGGCTGGAGATCACCTCGATCCCGGCCGGGCGGATCGTGCGCCGCGGCAAGGCGGACAACTACTGGCACATGGGCGTCCCCGGACCGGGCGGGCCCTGCAGCGAGATCTTCTACGACCGCGGCGAGGAGTACGGCGTCGACGGCGGCCCCGCGGTCGACGAGGACCGCTTCATGGAGATCTGGAACCTCGTCTTCATGCAGTACGAGCTCTCCGCCGTCCGGTCCAAGACGGACTTCGACGTCGCCGGGCCGCTGCCCGCGCAGAGCGTCGACACCGGCATGGGCCTGGAGCGCATGGCCAGCATCCTGCAGGGCGTCGACAACATGTACGAGATCGACGAGGTCTACCCCGTGCTGGAGAAGGCCGCGGAGATGACCGGCCGCGACTACGGCACGCAGTCGGGGCAGACGGCGGGCGACTCCCATCCCGACGACGTGCACCTGCGGGTCGTCGCGGACCACGTGCGCTCCTCCCTGATGCTCATCGGCGACGGTGTCACCCCGGGCAACGAGGGACGCGGCTACGTCCTGCGCCGGATGCTGCGGCGCGCCGTGCGGGCGATGCGGCTGCTGGGCTACGACGAGCCGGCGCTGCCTCACCTGATGCCCGTCTCGATGGAGCGGATGAGCGCCTCCTACCCCGAGCTGCGCACCGGCTTCGACCGGATCGCCCAGATCGCCTACGCCGAGGAGCAGGCCTTCCGGCGCACCCTCGTGTCGGGCACGACCATCCTCGACACCGCCGTGAGCAAGACCAAGCAGGCCGGCGGCGACACCCTCGCCGGCGCGCAGGCCTTCGCGCTGCACGACACCTACGGCTTCCCGATCGACCTCACGCTGGAGATGGCGGCCGAGCACGGGCTCAAGGTCGACCGTGACGGCTTCGTGCGGCTCATGGACGAGCAGCGCCAGCGGGCCAAGGCCGACGCCAGGGCCAAGAAGGGCGGCCACGCCAACACCGAGGTGTGGAAGGACCTGCGCTCGCTCGGCGCCACCGACTGGCGCGCCTACGAGGAGCTCACGACGACGGGCTCGATCGTCGGTCTGGTCCGCGACGGCGCACGCGTGGAGGAGCTCGAGCCCGGTCAGACCGGTGAGGTCGTGCTCGACCGCACGAGCTTCTACGCCGAGTCCGGCGGTCAGGTCGCCGACGGCGGTGTCATCGTCGTCGACGGCGCGCGCCTGGTCGTGCGCGACGTCCAGCGTCCGGTCAAGGGCCTCGTCGTCCACTCCGTCGAGGTCGCCGACGGTCCCGTCCGCGTCGGTGACGAGGCATCCGCCGAGGTCGACCCGCAGTGGCGCATCGACGCCTGCCAGGCGCACTCGGGCACCCACGTGGTCCACGCGGCGCTGCGGCAGGTGCTCGGCCCGTCCGCGCTGCAGTCCGGCTCCTACAACAAGCCGGGCTACCTGCGTCTCGACTTCGCGTGGAACCAGGGCCTGTCCGCCGACACGCGTGCCGAGATCGAGCACGTCGCCAACCTCGCCGTCCGTGACGACCTGCCGGTCGCCGCCGACTGGATGACCCTGCCCGAGGCCCGCGACCGCGGTGCCCTCGCCCTCTTCGGTGAGACCTACGGCGAGCAGGTCCGGGTCGTCGAGATCGGTGGCGAGTGGTCCCGCGAGCTGTGTGGCGGCACCCACGTGCGTCACTCCAGCCAGATCGGGGCCCTCACCCTCACGGGCGAGTCCTCGGTCGGGTCCGGCGTGCGCCGGCTGGAGGCCTTCGTCGGCATGAACGCCCTGGCCCACCTGGCGACCGAGCGGGCGCTGGTCGCCGAGCTGTCCTCGATCATCAAGGCCCCTGCCGCCGACCTGCCCGAGCGGGTGGGTGAGCTCGTGGCCCGCCTGCGCGAGGTGGAGAAGGAGCTGGACAAGGTGCGTCGTGAGCAGGTCGTGGCCTCGGCCGGCTCTCTCACCGACGCGGCGCGTGAGGTCGCTGGCGTGACCTTCGTCGGCCGGCACATCGCCGGTGGCGCGCCCGACGACCTGCGTCAGATGGTCACCGACACGCGTGCCCGCCTGGGCGAGGAACGGCCCAGCGTGGTGGCCCTCACCGGTGACGGTCCGGGCAAGCCCGTGATCGTCGTCGCCACCAACGAGGCCGCGAGGGCGAAGGGGGTCAAGGCCGGCGCTCTCGTGCGGGTCGCGGCCCAGGTCCTCGGAGGCGGCGGCGGTGGCAAGGACGACCTGGCCCAGGGCGGCGGCCAGGACGCCGCCAAGGTCGAGGACGCGCTGTCGGCCGTCGAGCGAGAGCTCGGTGCCTGA
- the ruvX gene encoding Holliday junction resolvase RuvX, translated as MPDAGGARRGVRIGIDVGQARVGVAASDPSGLLATPVETVPRDLEHDSDVDRVVQIATDLGAMEFVVGLPRSLDGSEGPAADKARSWARRLRSVLAEAPIGNTPIRLVDERLTTVDAHRGLRESGLDGRRHREVVDQAAAVLILQTALDTERATGRPPGERVGRPRRRTPLKGKDV; from the coding sequence GTGCCTGACGCAGGCGGCGCACGCCGCGGTGTGCGGATCGGCATCGACGTGGGGCAGGCCCGCGTCGGGGTCGCCGCGAGCGACCCCTCCGGACTCCTCGCGACACCTGTCGAGACCGTGCCGCGTGATCTCGAGCACGACAGCGACGTCGACCGGGTGGTGCAGATCGCCACGGACCTGGGCGCCATGGAGTTCGTCGTCGGTCTGCCTCGCTCCCTCGACGGGAGCGAGGGACCGGCCGCGGACAAGGCGAGATCGTGGGCCAGACGCCTGCGGTCGGTCCTCGCCGAGGCACCGATCGGCAACACGCCGATCCGCCTGGTGGACGAGAGGCTCACCACGGTGGATGCTCATCGAGGCCTGCGAGAGAGCGGACTGGATGGTCGACGTCACCGCGAGGTCGTTGATCAGGCAGCAGCCGTGCTGATCCTGCAGACTGCGCTGGACACGGAGCGCGCAACCGGTAGACCCCCCGGGGAACGGGTCGGTCGGCCGCGCCGACGCACACCGCTGAAGGGCAAGGACGTATGA
- the mltG gene encoding endolytic transglycosylase MltG: MSDLHEDIFDEESADARHSRRHRRASEARSSRRGGAGCLAMILAAAVVLVAIFFAFGSLRSLVPGGSGPKDFEGPGRGSVEVDITSGMAGSAIGETLVEAGVVKSTSSFTEVAMAQPDKAASIQPGTYEMLKEMPAADAFERLLDPANRVAKGITIPEGLWRSEIYAKLSKGTGTPVSEYEKAEKSPKLKLPEEAGGDVEGWLFPSTYEFEKGTTAVAQLNTMIAMTSDHLTEAGVAKDKWERTLIVASIVEGESGAADRGKVARVIENRLKDVNGPTVGMLNMDSTVHYIFQGRGKAGTTDEMRASDSPYNTYKQVGLPPGPINNPGGEAIKAAGNPDPGNWLFFVTVNPDTGETKFASTQREHDNNAKEFDQWCADNQDRC; this comes from the coding sequence ATGAGCGACCTGCACGAGGACATCTTCGACGAGGAGTCGGCAGACGCACGGCACAGCCGTCGTCATCGGCGGGCCAGTGAGGCGCGGTCGTCTCGGCGCGGAGGCGCGGGCTGTCTGGCGATGATCCTCGCCGCGGCCGTCGTGCTGGTCGCGATCTTCTTCGCCTTCGGCTCGCTGCGGTCACTCGTCCCGGGTGGCTCCGGGCCCAAGGACTTCGAGGGGCCGGGACGCGGGTCGGTCGAGGTCGACATCACCTCGGGCATGGCTGGCTCCGCGATCGGTGAGACGCTGGTCGAGGCGGGGGTCGTGAAGTCGACGAGCAGCTTCACCGAGGTTGCGATGGCCCAGCCGGACAAGGCGGCCTCGATCCAGCCCGGCACCTACGAGATGCTCAAGGAGATGCCGGCGGCGGACGCCTTCGAGCGCCTCCTCGACCCCGCCAACCGGGTCGCCAAGGGCATCACCATCCCCGAGGGTCTGTGGCGCTCGGAGATCTACGCCAAGCTCTCCAAGGGCACCGGCACCCCGGTCTCCGAGTACGAGAAGGCGGAGAAGTCCCCCAAGCTCAAGCTGCCCGAGGAGGCAGGCGGCGACGTCGAGGGATGGCTCTTCCCGTCGACCTACGAGTTCGAGAAGGGCACGACTGCCGTCGCCCAGCTGAACACGATGATCGCCATGACGAGTGACCACCTCACCGAGGCCGGCGTCGCCAAGGACAAGTGGGAGCGCACGCTCATCGTCGCGTCCATCGTCGAGGGGGAGTCCGGTGCGGCCGACCGGGGCAAGGTGGCCCGGGTCATCGAGAACCGCCTCAAGGACGTCAACGGGCCGACGGTCGGCATGCTCAACATGGACAGCACCGTCCACTACATCTTCCAGGGACGCGGCAAGGCCGGCACGACGGACGAGATGCGTGCCAGCGACAGCCCGTACAACACCTACAAGCAGGTCGGGCTGCCCCCGGGACCGATCAACAACCCGGGCGGCGAGGCCATCAAGGCAGCCGGCAACCCGGATCCGGGCAACTGGCTCTTCTTCGTCACGGTCAACCCCGACACGGGCGAGACCAAGTTCGCCTCCACCCAGCGTGAGCACGACAACAACGCCAAGGAGTTCGACCAGTGGTGCGCCGACAACCAGGACCGGTGCTGA